One genomic segment of Arachis duranensis cultivar V14167 chromosome 4, aradu.V14167.gnm2.J7QH, whole genome shotgun sequence includes these proteins:
- the LOC107482989 gene encoding glucan endo-1,3-beta-glucosidase 1: MAKPNLNNLIIHTLLQLIIAFTQFPTSSLAESSNKNEPFVGVNIGTDVSNLLAPSEIVSFLKKQKITHIRIYDANPDILGALSGSNISVTISVPNNQLLGIGSSNTTALSWIRKNVVAYYPKTLIAGISVGDEVLTTVPSSAPLLLPALESLYTALVASKLENSIKISTPHSASIIQEPFPPSQAFFNQSLSSIILPLLQFLSRTGSPLMLNLYPYYVFMQNKDLVPLEYSLFKPLKSSKEMVDPNTLLHYTNVYDAMIDAAYFSMKNFNITDVVILVTETGWPSEGDSKEPYATKENADTYNSNLIKHVFDRSGTPLHPETTSSVYIYELFNEDLRSEPVSEANWGLFYGNATPSYLLRVSGVGGFLANDSANQTYCVAMDGVDGKTLQAALDWACGPGRANCSDIQPGETCFEPNNVKNHASYAFDSYYHNQGKATESCDFKGVAMITTSDPSHGSCIFPGSKQLINNTKQVVNSTQSSNAGEKLSFMAFKSTQICASNNILYISLVAAFPFVFLFIL, from the exons ATGGCAAAACCTAATCTTAACAACCTCATAATTCACACCCTCTTGCAGCTCATCATAGCCTTCACTCAATTCCCGACATCATCACTAG CTGAATCCTCAAACAAGAACGAACCCTTCGTGGGAGTGAACATAGGAACTGATGTCTCAAACCTTCTTGCACCATCAGAGATAGTTTCGTTCCTGAAGAAGCAGAAGATAACACATATTCGAATCTACGACGCCAACCCAGACATCCTCGGAGCCTTGTCGGGTTCCAACATCAGCGTCACCATCAGCGTACCAAACAACCAGCTCCTCGGAATCGGTTCCTCCAACACCACCGCTCTTTCATGGATCCGAAAAAACGTCGTCGCTTACTACCCCAAAACTCTGATCGCCGGAATCTCCGTCGGCGACGAGGTGCTCACCACCGTGCCCTCCTCCGCCCCTCTCCTCCTCCCCGCCCTCGAATCCCTCTACACCGCACTCGTTGCATCAAAACTTGAAAACTCCATCAAAATCTCAACCCCTCACTCTGCTTCCATAATTCAAGAACCTTTTCCTCCTTCTCAAGCATTCTTCAACCAGAGCCTCTCATCAATTATCCTCCCTCTCCTTCAGTTTCTCTCGAGAACCGGGTCGCCGTTAATGCTTAACCTTTACCCTTATTATGTGTTTATGCAAAACAAAGATTTGGTTCCTCTTGAATACTCACTCTTCAAGCCTTTGAAATCTTCTAAGGAAATGGTTGATCCCAATACTCTGCTTCATTATACCAACGTTTATGATGCTATGATCGATGCTGCTTATTTCTCAATGAAGAATTTCAATATCACTGATGTTGTGATCCTTGTAACCGAAACCGGTTGGCCTAGTGAGGGTGATTCAAAAGAACCGTATGCTACTAAAGAGAATGCTGATACTTATAACTCAAATTTGATAAAGCATGTTTTTGATCGGAGTGGGACACCATTACATCCGGAAACTACTTCcagtgtgtatatatatgagtTGTTCAATGAGGATTTGAGGTCTGAACCCGTTTCAGAAGCAAATTGGGGTTTGTTCTATGGAAATGCTACACCTTCTTACTTGCTTCGTGTGTCTGGTGTTGGGGGTTTTCTGGCAAATGATAGTGCTAATCAGACATACTGTGTTGCAATGGATGGTGTTGATGGCAAGACTCTTCAGGCGGCGTTGGATTGGGCTTGTGGTCCGGGCAGGGCCAATTGTTCTGATATTCAGCCTGGGGAGACTTGTTTTGAGCCTAATAATGTCAAGAACCATGCTTCTTATGCTTTTGATAGTTATTACCACAACCAAGGGAAGGCTACTGAGTCTTGTGACTTCAAGGGTGTAGCTATGATCACTACCAGTGACCCCA GTCACGGGAGCTGTATATTTCCTGGAAg CAAACAACTGATCAACAATACCAAGCAAGTGGTGAATTCTACTCAGTCAAGCAATGCTGGGGAGAAGTTGAGTTTCATGGCCTTTAAGAGCACTCAAATTTGTGCAAGTAATAACATTTTGTACATCAGCTTGGTTGCTGCTTTCCCCTTTGTGTTTCTATTCATTTTGTGA
- the LOC107482867 gene encoding L-ascorbate oxidase homolog: MGACYAHSSSFILVAAIAFFCVGSVNSENPYRFFTWKVTYGDIYPLGVKQQGILINGQFPGPTIDAVTNDNLIISVYNDLREPFLISWNGLQNRRNSWQDGVEGTNCPIPPGKNFTYVIQLKDQIGSFFYFPSLKMQKAAGGYGAIRIWSRPGIPVPFPPPAQDFIILAGDWYKRGHHKLMHSLWRGHNLPFPDGLVINGRGWNGITFTVDQGNTYRLRISNVGLTTSINMRIQGHKMKLVEVEGSHTIQNTYSSLDIHLGQTYSVLVTADQPPKDYYIVVSTRFTRRVLTTTAILHYSNSNRHLSTTPPRGPTQDIASSLYQAKTIRWNLTASGPRPNPQGSYPYGLIKPTRTIILANSAHFINGKQRYAVNGVSYVAPDTPLKLADYFNIPGVFSVGTIPTTPSRGTNNAYLQTSVLGASFHDFVEIVFQNGEKSVQSWHLDGHSFFVVGFGSGRWTPQSRAHYNLRDAVYRCTTQVYPKSWTAIYVALDNVGMWNLRSENWGRQYLGQQLYVRVYTPSKSFRDELPIPKNALLCGRARGRYTRPF; this comes from the exons ATGGGAGCATGCTATGCtcattcttcttccttcatTCTTGTTGCTGccattgcattcttttgtgttGGCAGTGTCAACTCTGAAAACCCATACAGGTTCTTCACTTGGAAGGTCACCTATGGTGACATTTATCCTCTTGGTGTTAAGCAACAG GGGATCTTGATTAATGGGCAATTTCCAGGGCCCACTATAGATGCGGTTACAAATGATAACCTGATCATCAGTGTCTATAACGACCTTAGAGAACCATTCCTCATTTCATG GAATGGATTACAGAATAGGAGGAACTCATGGCAGGATGGAGTTGAAGGCACAAACTGTCCAATCCCACCAGGGAAGAACTTCACTTATGTTATTCAGCTCAAAGACCAGATTGGAAGCTTCTTCTACTTCCCTTCTCTAAAAATGCAAAAAGCCGCCGGAGGATACGGCGCCATCAGGATCTGGAGCCGGCCAGGGATTCCTGTTCCTTTTCCTCCTCCTGCTCAGGACTTCATCATACTTGCTGGAGATTGGTACAAGAGAGGCCATCAT AAATTGATGCATAGCCTATGGCGTGGTCATAATCTTCCTTTTCCTGATGGACTTGTTATCAATGGACGTGGTTGGAATGGAATCACATTCACTGTTGATCAAG GTAATACATATAGATTGCGGATATCAAATGTGGGGTTGACAACATCAATCAACATGAGAATCCAAGGGCACAAGATGAAACTTGTGGAGGTAGAAGGGTCTCACACCATACAGAACACTTACTCTTCCCTTGACATCCATCTTGGACAGACCTATTCTGTTCTTGTCACTGCTGATCAACCTCCAAAGGATTATTACATAGTTGTCTCCACTAGATTCACCAGAAGGGTACTCACCACTACTGCAATTCTTCATTATAGCAACTCAAATCGGCATCTATCTACTACTCCTCCCCGAGGGCCTACCCAAGATATTGCTTCCTCTCTTTATCAAGCCAAAACTATACG TTGGAATCTGACAGCAAGTGGACCAAGACCAAACCCACAAGGATCATACCCCTACGGACTAATCAAACCAACAAGAACCATAATTCTGGCAAACTCTGCTCATTTCATAAATGGAAAACAGAGGTATGCTGTGAATGGTGTGTCATATGTTGCACCAGATACACCATTGAAGCTAGCTGACTACTTCAACATCCCTGGAGTTTTCTCTGTTGGGACCATCCCTACAACCCCTTCAAGGGGAACCAATAATGCCTACCTCCAAACCTCTGTGTTGGGGGCAAGTTTCCATGACTTTGTGGAGATTGTGTTCCAAAATGGAGAGAAGTCTGTGCAGTCATGGCATCTTGATGGACATTCCTTCTTTGTTGTAGG GTTCGGTAGTGGAAGGTGGACACCTCAAAGTAGAGCACATTACAATCTGAGAGATGCTGTATATAGATGCACCACTCAG GTGTACCCCAAGTCATGGACAGCAATCTACGTGGCACTAGACAACGTGGGAATGTGGAATCTAAGGTCTGAGAATTGGGGAAGGCAATACTTGGGGCAGCAACTGTATGTGAGGGTATACACACCTTCCAAATCATTCAGAGATGAACTTCCGATCCCAAAGAATGCACTCCTTTGTGGCAGGGCAAGGGGTCGCTACACTAGGCCTTTTTAA